A stretch of the Aricia agestis chromosome 15, ilAriAges1.1, whole genome shotgun sequence genome encodes the following:
- the LOC121734205 gene encoding neither inactivation nor afterpotential protein G, whose translation MAVFSYIFGVVFAIISYIVYQKYYNGYTSIITKPEKRYDYIIVGAGTAGCVLAARLSEDPDVRVLLIEAGDHMGYFTRIPLTATAAQQGPNDWSVRTTPQKYSSFGLWDQTAIIPRGKGLGGSGQINFLLHGFGIPEDYDRWKTLGFRGWTFEDLKPYFKKAFGTIRSEFDSSYCGGDEECLKAPMKLQVVDESNELMRVFRQASASLADRYTLFRKATATVKDGARHQILDAYLRPALRRKNLHVMLRTQGVTIRFENRRASSVYILQEHRLLNNIFANNEIILCAGTMKTPQILISSGIGPRGLLDKLKVDIVAENAHVGANLHDHMNVPVFVSVRRPVSTTLAKVFSASTLWDYYWNKRGYLSFPPVAGVEYRNTSALMLFTMGSASERLLRDLSNYKSQVFRDTFPFYNDTGKEGFIFLGTCVQPRSRGRVTLRDTSTNVPAHVDPNYLHHEYDVRCMIKALRRAERLISTRPFQEIGARIHWPRPERCRTFWNYSKMDQLGLRRKRKTKPLSDQCPIKSKRKLVSPPDEYLACIIREVAVTGHHAAGTAAGGTVVDDQLRVKHVRGLRVMDASVLPSPISLYPNSVLVAMAEKAADIIKLTQRRIESRYT comes from the exons ATGGCCGTCTTCTCGTATATTTTCGGTGTGGTTTTTGCTATCATATCCTACATCGTGTACCAGAAATACTACAATGGATACACGAGTATAATCACCAAACCTGAAAAACGATACGACTATATTATCG TGGGCGCGGGCACAGCGGGCTGCGTACTCGCCGCGCGTCTCTCCGAAGACCCCGACGTGAGGGTTCTACTGATCGAGGCCGGGGACCACATGGGCTACTTCACGCGGATCCCGCTGACCGCCACGGCCGCGCAGCAGGGACCCAACGACTGGTCGGTGCGGACCACGCCGCAGAAGTACTCGTCGTTTGGGTTGTGGGATCAG ACAGCAATAATCCCCCGCGGCAAGGGTCTCGGAGGTTCCGGTCAGATCAACTTCCTGCTCCACGGGTTTGGAATACCCGAGGATTACGACAGGTGGAAGACCCTGGGCTTCCGGGGCTGGACCTTCGAGGACCTTAAGCCGTACTTCAAGAAGGCGTTTGGGACCATCAGGAGCGAGTTTGACTCGAGCTACTGTGGGGGCGATGAGGAATGCTTGAAG GCTCCCATGAAACTCCAAGTGGTGGACGAATCCAACGAACTGATGCGAGTATTCCGCCAAGCGTCAGCCAGCCTGGCCGACCGGTACACGCTGTTCCGGAAGGCCACGGCCACCGTGAAAGATGGGGCCAGACACCAGATACTAGACGCGTACCTCCGTCCGGCGCTGAGGAGGAAGAACCTGCATGTGATGCTGAGGACTCAGGGAGTTACC ATCCGCTTCGAGAACCGTCGCGCGTCGTCCGTCTACATCCTGCAGGAGCACCGCCTCCTCAACAATATCTTCGCCAACAACGAGATCATACTCTGTGCCGGTACCATGAAGACCCCGCAGATACTGATATCCTCGGGCATCGGACCTAGGGGGCTTTTGGACAA GCTAAAGGTAGACATAGTAGCTGAGAACGCCCACGTGGGTGCCAACCTGCACGACCACATGAACGTGCCGGTGTTCGTGAGCGTGCGCCGGCCGGTCAGCACCACGCTCGCCAAGGTCTTCAGCGCCAGTACTCTGTGGGACTACTACTGGAACAAGCGAG GATACCTGTCGTTCCCGCCAGTAGCAGGGGTGGAGTACCGCAACACGTCCGCGCTCATGCTGTTCACCATGGGCTCCGCCAGCGAGCGCCTGCTGAGAGATCTATCCAACTATAAGTCACAG GTATTCCGCGACACATTCCCGTTCTACAACGACACCGGCAAGGAGGGGTTCATATTCTTGGGCACGTGTGTGCAGCCGCGCTCGCGGGGCCGCGTCACGCTGCGGGACACCAGCACGAACGTGCCGGCCCACGTCGACCCCAACTACCTGCATCATGAGTACGACGTCAGGTGCATGATCAAAG CGCTGCGTCGCGCCGAGCGTCTGATCTCGACGCGTCCGTTTCAAGAGATCGGCGCTCGCATCCACTGGCCGCGGCCGGAGCGCTGCCGGACGTTCTGGAACTACTCCAAGATGGACCAGCTCGGACTGAGGAGGAAGAGGAA AACAAAACCCCTATCGGACCAGTGTCCCATCAAATCCAAGCGGAAACTCGTCAGTCCGCCGGACGAGTACCTCGCGTGTATCATCCGGGAAGTGGCGGTGACCGGACACCACGCTGCGGGCACCGCTGCTGGGGGTACTGTGGTGGACGATCAGCTAAG GGTGAAGCACGTCCGCGGTCTCCGTGTGATGGACGCGAGTGTTCTACCTTCCCCCATCTCGCTGTACCCCAACTCCGTGCTCGTCGCCATGGCGGAGAAGGCCGCTGACATCATCAAACTGACGCAGAGACGGATTGAGAGCAGATACACTTAG
- the LOC121734207 gene encoding probable ribosome biogenesis protein RLP24: MRIETCYFCSSRIYPGHGIQFVRNDCKIFRFCRSKCHAAFKKKKNPRKTKWTKTYRKTAGKDLAIDPSFEFEKRRNIPVKYNRELWTKTIEAMKKVEEIRQRRANNHIMQRLRKGREIEWQRDVREVQRDISLIRSPAAGLKQRQAEEEMDVEPETIEVIDAKGRKQVIEAPIMVPATGDMVEDVEL; encoded by the exons ATGCGTATAGAAACTTGTTATTTCTGTTCCTCCAGGATTTATCCTGGCCACGGCATACAATTTGTGAGAAACGACTgcaaa ATTTTTAGGTTTTGCCGATCAAAATGCCATGCAGCGTTCAAAAAGAAGAAGAACCCGCGTAAGACCAAATGGACCAAAACATACAGAAAGACAGCGGGCAAAGATCTGGCGATCGACCCATCGTTCGAGTTCGAGAAGCGTCGTAATATCCCGGTGAAATACAACAGAGAGTTGTGGACGAAGACCATCGAGGCCATGAAGAAGGTCGAGGAGATCCGCCAGAGGAGGGCTAACAACCACATCATGCAGAGACTGAGGAAGGGACGAGAGATTGAGTGGCAGAGAGACGTCAGAGAAGTACAGAGAGATATCTCACTTATAAG ATCACCAGCGGCAGGCCTTAAACAGAGACAGGCAGAAGAAGAGATGGACGTAGAACCTGAGACTATTGAGGTCATTGATGCTAAGGGTCGGAAACAAGTAATTGAAGCACCCATCATGGTGCCTGCAACAGGAGACATGGTTGAAGACGTTGAGCTATAG